In the Dolichospermum flos-aquae CCAP 1403/13F genome, CCTGTCGTATATGGAACAAGTAAAGTATTTGTATCGAGGACAATAATTGCATTATCTTTGATATCTTCAACTGGCTTGAGTACATTAGCGAATAATGAGGTTGCATCAGGAAAAATCCGATTAGCAATAAAAATATCAACTTCACTTTGTTCTGATTTACCTTGATTTGGTGACATAATTTTAAACTCCAATTTACATAATTTTTTAGATGAACACAAAGTACATAGTGATGTTATCTAGAATAGACTAATCTTTTACATAGGAAGCATTATTTAGAAACATGATTTTAGCTTTTTGCTCATCCATTTGTAGCAATAAGTGTCTTAAATCATGTAAGGCATCTTCTATGAAAGGAATAACAAAGCTATCATCATTAAATGGTTCAATTTCATCCTCAGCTTGAGAAATTGTAACTTCCATTCTTTCATGTATTTCTTTGATATCGTTAATAACATTTATGTTATAGAGATTCCAAGAAAAAATCTTGTATTTATTGCTTTTATAGACATCATTACTCCATTTTGAAGCAATACTTTTATAGAATTTTGAGTTAAATTCTTTCTCAGTCATTGATTTCAGTATTCTATAAGTTTTAACAAAAGACACTAGAGAATCATAGTTGCTATAAAGTTCTCCCCAAATTGCCGATTTAATTTCATACTCCTTGTTTTTTTCTTTGAACAAATCAACTGATTCTTTAACAATTAAAGATATTAAAGCTGCCGGAGGCAGTAAATATACAAGATGATCTAAATCATGTAGGTGATTTAGTCCAAGCGGTAAAGAAATAAGAGATATACTTATAATTGATAACTTCAAATTCTCATTTTTTTCAATATGAGCAATAATATCTTTAATATAGCCCTGCCTCCAATTAAGCCAAATAATAAGGAACATAAAACCAATCAACAAATTTTCCATAATATTTTCTTTCATAAAATGTGGGAGCATAAGTTGTGGAATGCAGATATCTGTCAACTTTAAACAAATGAAGTATATCACCTTTTACACAAATGATATTATTGATTAACAAAAATTAACTCCTTTTATAAACCACTTCCATTCTCAACTTCTCCATCTCAATCTTCAACCTTTCATTCTCCATTTTCAAAACCAAATTCTCATCCTTAATTACTTCAACCTCATTCCGTTTACTCAAAGCCTGATTAATTGCTAACTTCCGCATATCCAAAGAAAACCAACGTTGATAAGTTTTCGTATGAATCTGCACACTATGACCCAAATTATCCGCCGCAGCTTTAATAGGAACTCCCAAAATATGCGCTCGAATTGCCCAACCATGACGTAAATCATAGGGTTTAAAATCCAACCCGATTTTTCTAAACCACCAACTCACTCTTTGAATTAAAGCCGTGATTTCCGCATGATTATTCTGGTCTTTTTTACTAATTGCTATAGCCAACATTTCCAAATATTTCGGATTTCTTAAATCAAATTTATCAATCCATTCCTTATATAAAGGTAAAGCTTCCCTTTCACCAGTTTTACAATCTTTATCAACCTTCCAAGTTAAATCTACATTTTCATCACTCAACCACCAATCAATATGAGGATTTACAAAAAGCTCCCTGGGACGTAAACCAAAAACCGCCAACATTCCATAAGTCCAACGCCATAATTTCCAACTATCTTTAACATCTTGATTAACTTGCTTACCTCGATTATGCAAATATTCATCAAACTTATAAAATCCAGTAACTATATCCTTATCAGTAGGAACATTGCGAGAATTACTTTCAGGAACTTTAGAATAATTAGTTAAATTAATCTCAATGTTAAAAAGTTGACAAAAAACAGAAATAGCCCTCACAGCATTATATTTAGCCCATTCCTTATCTATCTTATCAATCGCATTAATCAAAACTTCCCCATTTGCCAAATCATCAGCATTTGTATAACGCTTAATTCGAGAAAAATAATAGAAAAAAGTATGTTTACTTTTAGTCGTGCGTTTATGGGTTTTAAAATATTCATCTTCAAACCTTGCCAATAACTCACCAATAGTTCGTAAATCCTTTTTAATTGCCTCATTTCCCAAATATTTATCATTCCAAACAAAACTTTTTCTAGCAATTAACTTTCCTAATTCATAAGCCTCTTCTTCAGCAGTTTTCAGTCCATCTAAGTTGGCAGGAATGTTTAAACTGAGGTTGTACTGTTTTTTACCTGTTTTGTTAATGTCTGCATCACCTGGTTTCAGGGGTAAAGTTGCCCGTAATTGCAGACATCCATTTGATTCTCGAATTGTTACTCTGATCTTTGCAGACTTCAAACGCAGATTTATCTGCTGTATTTCCTGGGTTAAGTTGGTTTTCATGTTGGGTTGTTTGTGGCGATCGCCTCAAATAAACAAAAAAAATGTAAAATTCAAAACTTCTGCTCTTGATTTTGAATTTTTTATTTTGCATTTTTAATTGTTTATTAGCCTATACTTAAACCCAAAATAAATATGTTAATTGCAAACATAGTTTATTGCTAACATTCCCAAGTGCGATAGCGTATACCTGACGGGACTATCGCTAAATAATCAACTGTCAGAATCAGGATGTCCAGGATTTTAGGATTTACAGAATTTGATTTATTATGTTGATGTTGGGTTGTTGATGGAATTTGTCAGAATCAGGATGTCCAGGATTTTAGGATTTATAGGATGTTAATGTTGGGTTTTACTATTGTTCAACCCAACCTACCAGTTATTTTTGATTAAATGGTATCTGGATCAATATTTAACTCCCTCAACTTTGCTGCTAAACGTTTGGATTTTTCGGATTCCATAGCGGCTCTTTTAGCTTCAATTTCTGCTCTTTCAGATTCCATAGCGGCTCTTTTAGCTTCAATTTCTGCTCTTTCAGCTTCAATTTCTGCACTTTCTTCAGGTGTAGGAACTAAAGTTCCATCTGATGTAAAATACCTTAACAAACCCTGATCAATTCCTAAATATAAACCCAATTCTTCACTCCATAAATGTCCTTTTTCATTAGGTTCTACAGGTTGATATTTCCCATGTATTAAATAAAAACCTACAAATTCCAAGGTATAAGGATCAAACCAAAAATATTCAGGTGTGCGGAAAGTCTCTTGATAAAGTTCTTTTTTAGTTTCTCTATCAGTTTTAGCCGTAGTTGGTGAAAGAATCTCCACAATTAAGTTAGGATATTTGCCATTTTCATCCCACACTACCCAACTTTTTCTAATTTTGCGTTCCGTCCCTAAAACCACGAAAAAATCTGGACCTCTCACATCTTCTGATTTTTTTGATGCGGACTATAGTAAATACTCAGATTTCCTACAGCATAAAAATCAGTTCTCTCTTTCCATAACCATTTAAGAGATTTTATTAAGATCATTATTTGTTCGAGATGCAGTTCTGTTTCCACGGGAGGTTCATCACTATATAAATCACTGGGTGGGAAAATAATATCTTCTGAGATATTAGGTTGCAATTCTAGTGCTTGAGTAATCATCATGATATGATAGCAAGTAATTATTTGTTTATTGTAGCATTAACAATTTCAAAATTGTTGTTTGAGTTGGATGAAATCAATAAATAAAAATTCGACGGACAATTATCGGTAAACAAGTGTGAGGGTAAGCTAGTGCAAAAATATTTCCAATCATTAATCAAATGTATTGTTGTGGGGCTTGGTGGCTTTCTTATAATTAGCTCTTTACTCGAAGGTAAATGGATTGAGGCTTTGACATTTGCTATGGGAACTTTAATTGGCGTGATAAGTACAAATACTCCTCGCATCCAAGGGCGTAAACAGATGCAAATTCCAGAGAAGTATAAAAAGCTGGCAAATTATCTGGCCACGGGACAATGGAAAAAAGCAGATAAAGAAACAACAGAATTGTTAATGAAACAAGAGCAAAGCAGTCTCTATGATGTAGTGAGCTTTGATTACCTGGGTGATAGTTTCACTATAAATGAACTATATGATATGCCTTACCAACGGATATGTGAGTATTGTGCCTCTATTCCCTGCGAAAATATCCAAATTATTGATCTGTTGTGGGGACACTTTAGTGATGGACGGTTTGGACTTAGTGCTCAACGCAAAGTAGCTTGGGAAAATAAAATTCAAGATATGAAAGATATGGAGAAACTTGGAGAGCTTTTAGGTTGGCGAGACAATGGTTACTGGATCTATTACGAAGACCTTACTTTTGATATGAAAGCACCATTAGGGCATCTTCCTGTTGATTGGTTCTTCTTGCTTGATAGAGCATCAGGTATTGTACCTATAGAACATGAGTTCGGCAAAAGAGAAAATCCTGTGATGTTTTATACGTATATCTGGTTCGTGCTTCAATTAAGATTTAGTAAGTGCCTCGAAGAGTAGGCATAACCTAACGCATTTATTGGGTTGTGCTGTCGCTTAACCCAACCTTGTATTTTCTCGTTCCCAGCCAGACTCTCGGAATGTAGATGACGAGGTTCTACCTCAACCCTAATAAGCGGAGGCATTCTTTGTCTGAGCCGGGGAACGAGAGGTTAGCATTAGACTATATTTAGACTAAAAATAAATGTGTTAACCGCAAACATAGTTTATTGCCGACATAGCTCACTGCAAGCATAAAACTATTAAACCAGCAATATAAATACTCCGGTCCTTACCACGGTTACGACGGATTCGCAATCTTCGCTCGTGACATGGATTTGGCACTCAACAGCCCAACATGGGGATTAATCGGCGCTCCCTGGAACAAGTCTGCAAAGAAAGCATTAAGAGCTACAGCAGCAGTCTAGGAAACAGAGTAGGGGCAAACCTGGCCGGATAGGAAAAGTCTGGGGTTTAGCCCCAGGGGGGAGTAGGGAATTCAAGATTCAAAATTAAAAATTCTCAGTTTTGAATTTTGCATTCTGAATTTTGAGCAACATTCCCCACTCTCTATACACCAAACAATACACAGAAGTCTCGGAGATACGCAAAATGCCTCAAGATCCCAATAAGATTCAGGACCACGTTGAGCTATTCCACCAACCAGAATACCAAGAACTGTTTGAAAACAAAAAACAGTTTGAAAACGGCCACACCCCTGAAGAAGTACAACGAGTTTCCGAATGGACAAAAAGCTGGGAATACCGGGAAAAGAACTTTGAACGGACAGCTTTAACCGTTAACCCAGCTAAGGGTTGTCAACCTTTAGGCGCTATGTTTGCGGCTGTGGGTTTTGAAGGTACTCTTCCCTTTGTTCAAGGTTCTCAAGGTTGCGTGGCTTACTTCCGTACCCACTTAACCCGTCACTACAAAGAACCATTTGCTGGTGTTTCTTCTTCCATGACAGAAGACGCTGCTGTGTTCGGTGGTTTACAAAACATGATTGATGGTTTGGCTAACTCCTACAGCTTGTACAAGCCAAAAATGATCGCTGTTTGCACCACTTGTATGGCAGAAGTTATCGGTGATGACTTACAGTCATTTATCGGTAATGCTAAAGAAGCTGGTTCAGTTCCTCAAGATTTCCCCGTACCTTTTGCTCACACACCTAGCTTCGTTGGTTCTCACATCACTGGTTACGACAACATGATGAAGGGAATTCTTTCTACCTTAACCGTAGGTAAAAAGACAGCCAAGAGCAACGGTAAAATCAACTTCATTCCTGGTTTTGATACCTACGTGGAAAACAACCGCGAAATTAAGCGGATTGCTTCTTTAATGGGTATTGACTACACCTTGTTGTCTGACAACAGTGATTATGTTGATTCACCTTGTGATGGTGAATACAATATGTATCCAGGTGGTACTAAGTTGGAAGATGCAGCAGATTCCATCAACGCTAAGGCTACTATTGCTCTTCAAGCTTACTCTACCACCAAGACCCGCGAATACATTGCTAAGGAATGGAATCAAGACGTTAGTGTTGCTCGTCCTTGGGGTATCAAGGGAACTGACGAGTTCTTGATGAAACTCAGCGAAATGACTGGTAAGGCTATTCCTGAAGAGTTAGAAATCGAACGTGGTCGTGCAGTTGACGCAATGACCGACTCCCATGCTTGGTTACATGGTAAGCGTTTCGCTATCTACGGTGATCCTGACTTAGTTTACAGCGTAGTTGGTTTCATGTTGGAAATGGGTGCTGAACCAGTACACATCTTGGTTCACAACACCAATGAAGTATTCGAGAAAGAATTGCAAGCATTGTTAGATTCTAGCACCTTCGGTAAGTCCGCTAAAATCTGGGGTGGTAAAGACTTGTGGCACTTACGCTCCTTGTTATTCACCGAACCCGTAGACCTGTTGATTGGTAACTCCTACGGTAAGTACCTGTGGCGCGATTGTGGTGTACCTTTGGTAAGAATCGGTTATCCTATCATGGATCGTCACCACTACCACCGTTACGCAACTGTTGGTTACAAAGGTATAATCAACCTGTTGAACTGGATCGTTAACACAGTCTTTGAAGAAATTGACCGCAGCACCAATGTTGCTGGTAAGACCGATATTTCCTACGACTTAATTCGTTAAGAATGTCTGTAGGGTGGGGTTTCCCCATCCTTTCGCTGAAAAATAGACAAAGGGGACTGGGACTTAGGCAATTTACCTAAAATCCCATCCCCTATCTCCAGTTCTTAATAATTAAACGCAGATAAACGCAGATGAATTAATTTTTTCTCTTTTCTCTTGCAAAACCAAATGTTATGAAAATCCCACCCCTAGAAAATACAGATAAATACATATCTTTTTTGAAAGTTTATCTGTGTAAATATTAAGTTAATCAGATTTTGCAGAAAATCTATAAATCAATACAAACTAAGTATAAAAACTTGGTTATTTTCGGGGAATTAGAATTATTATATTTAATATATCCTGTGGTAATCCTAAATTATTTGTGAGATATTTCTCACTTATTCTCTATTACAGCAAGTTTCTATGATCTTTTCTGTAGAGACACAAACCCAGAAATAGATAATGCTGTAAATAGTTCCACAAATAATTTTTATTAATTTGCAATATTTTTCTCGAAGTCATCATCTTGATGATTAACTTTAAGCAAGATTTGTCATGGTTGTAAACTCCATCTAGCCCCAGAATAAAAATGAAAGTCACCCAAAGCAAAATTAACGAACTTCTGAGTGAATCAGGATGCGAACATAATCAACAGAAACAGGGAGAAAAGAAAAATAAATCTTGTACCCAACAGGCTCAACCAGGTGCGGCTCAAGGTGGTTGTGCCTTTGATGGGGCGATGATTGCTTTAGTTCCTATTACCGATGCTGCTCACTTGGTACATGGTCCCATTGCTTGCGCGGGCAATTCCTGGGGAAGTCGTGGTAGTCTGTCTTCTGGACTAATGCTTTATAAGACAGGTTTTACTACCGATGTGGGTGAAAATGATGTCATTTTCGGTGGGGAGAAAAAGCTTTATAAGGCGATTTTAGAAATAAAAGAACGTTATCAGCCAGCGGCAGTTTTTGTTTACGCTACTTGCGTTACAGCCTTAATTGGTGATGATATTGATGCAGTTTGTAAGGTGGCAGCCGAAAAAATTGGTACTCCGGTAATTCCTGTCATTGCTCCCGGATTTATTGGTAGTAAAAATTTAGGTAATCGCTTTGGTGGTGAATCCTTACTAGAATATGTAGTGGGAACTGCTGAACCTGAATATACTACCCCTTATGATATTAATTTAATAGGTGAATATAATATTGCTGGGGAAATGTGGGGGGTTTTACCTTTATTTGAAAAGTTAGGAATTCGGGTTTTATCGAAAATTACTGGTGATGCTCGTTATGAAGAAGTGCGTTATGCTCACCGAGCTAAATTAAATGTGATGATTTGCTCACGAGCGTTATTAAATATGGCGCGAAAAATGCAGGAACGTTACGGAATTCCCTACATTGAAGAGTCATTTTATGGAATTAAAGATATTAACCGTTGTCTGCGAACTGTAGCTGCTAAATTAGGTGATGCTGATTTGCAGGAACGCACAGAAAAACTCATTGCTGAAGAAACTGCGGCTTTAGATATTGCACTTGCTCCCTATCGAGAAAAATTAAAAGGAAAACGCATTGTTCTATATACTGGTGGTGTGAAAAGTTGGTCAATTATTTCTGCTGCGAAGGATTTGGGAATTGAAGTTGTGGCCACAAGTACCCGTAAAAGTACAGAAGAAGATAAAGCGAAAATCAAAAATTTGTTGGGTAATGATGGCATTATGTTGGAGAAGGGGAACGCCTCCGAACTCCTGAAATTAATTGAAGAAACTAACGCAGATATGCTTATTGCTGGCGGTAGAAATCAATATACTGCTCTCAAAGCGAGAGTTCCCTTTTTAGATATTAACCAAGAACGTCATCATCCTTATGCCGGTTATGTGGGCATGGTGGAAATGGCACGGGAGTTGACTGAGGCTTTATATAGCCCCGTTTGGGAGCAAATTCGTAAGCCTGCTCCTTGGGAATAATTGAAAATTACAGCACACATCTTGTTTTTGTTTCGCGCAAAGGTGCAAAGGAGCAAAGACGCAAAGGAAGAAATACTTTGAGATTATTGAGATTATAGTTATTATGGCGATCGCAATTGTTCCAGAAAAGTCTCTGACTGTAAACCCCCTCAAACAAAGTCAGGCTTTAGGCGCTTCTTTGGCTTTTTTGGGGTTGAAGGGAACTATGCCTTTATTTCATGGTTCTCAGGGTTGTACGGCGTTTGCAAAGGTGGTTTTGGTTCGACATTTTCGGGAAGCAATTCCTCTTGCTACTACTGCAATGACGGAAGTTACTACGATTTTGGGTGGTGAGGAAAATGTGGAGCAAGCTATTCTCACTTTGGTGGAAAAGGTACAACCGGAAATTATTGGTTTGTGTACCACTGGTTTAACAGAAACTAGAGGTGATGATATTGAAATGTTCTTGAAAGATATTCGAGAACGTCACCCTGAACTTAATCATTTAGCCATTATTTTTGCTCCTACTCCTGATTTTAAAGGTGCATTACAAGACGGTTTTGCAGTTGCGGTAGAAAGTATAGTTAAAGAAATTCCCAAAGCAGGGGGAATTAAACCCGAACAAATCACCATTTTAGCTGGTGCTGCGCTCACTCCTGGAGATGTCCAAGAAGTTCGAGAAATGGTAACAGCTTTCGGTCTAGAACCAATATTTGTACCTGATTTGGGAGCTTCTTTAGATGGACATTTGGAAGATGGTTATACTGCTATAACTGCTAGTGGCACAACTCTCAAACAATTACGTTCTCTTGGTAGTTCGGCTTTTACCTTAGCATTAGGTGAAAGTATGTTAGGGGCGGCGAAAATTTTAGAGGAACGGTTTGGAACTAACTATCAAGTATTCAGAGATTTAACAGGATTAGAACCTGTAGATAAATTTCTGCAAAAGTTATCTTTATTAAGTGGAAATCCCGTTCCTGAAAAATATCGTCGTCAACGTCGTCAATTGCAAGACGCAATGTTAGATACTCACTTTTATTTTAGTGGAAAACGAGTATCTTTAGCTTTAGAACCGGATTTGTTGTGGACAATGGTGGGATTTTTGCAATCAATGGGGGCAGAAATTCACAATGCTGTCACCACAACTCGTTCTCCATTACTTGAACTACTTCCTATCAATAATGTCACCATTGGTGATTTAGAGGATTTTGAAAACTTGGCGCAAGGTTCTGATTTATTGATTGGTAATTCCCACGTGAATACCATCTCTAAACGCCTTTCTATTCCGCTCTATCGTTTAGGTATTCCCATTTATGACCGATTAGGAAATGGTCTATTTACCAAAGTAGGCTATCGCGGTACTATCGAGCTTCTTTTTGGTATGGGAAACCTATTCATAGAACAAGAAGAATCATCAATGATGAACCAATGGTCATCAGTAATCAACAAATAACACCTGATACCATTTTTTCTATCTCTGTGTCCTCTGTGCCTCTGTGGTTCGTTCATCTTAATTCAGAATAATTAGTATGACAACCGACCACCAACAACAGGGCAAGCGCATCTTATTTTTAGAATGCTTACTGGACAAAGGTTTTGACGATTGTTAAGTTTTGTAACTAAAAGTTAAAACCCTTGCTGGGCATGGATTACAGAATTTAGGTGCGTTTGCCCTGCCACCAACAACTGACAACTGACAACCAACAAAGGACAAATGAAAGTGAAAATTGCTTTTACGACAACTGACCGAATTCATGTTAATGCTCACTTTGGTTGGGCTAAGGAAATTGATGTTTATGAAATTTCCGATAACGGATATGAATTCGTTGAAACTCTCAAGTTTGAAGGTGATTTGAAGGAAGATGGTAATGAAGATAAAATTACCCCCAAACTACAAGCACTGAATGATTGCACAATTGTTTATGTTGTCGCTATTGGTGGTAGTGCAGCCGCTCGTTTAATTAAAAAGAGTGTAACCCCAGTTAAGGCTAAATCTGAAGAGGAAAAAATTGAAGATATTCTCAACAAATTAGTCAAAACTCTCAAGGGTAATCCTCCACCTTGGTTACGGAAAGCTTTAGGACAGAAAAAACTTAGTTTTGCTGAAGAACTTGAGAACGAAGCAACATTATGAGTACAAATGATGTGAATGGAACTGGTAACAATTCAGAGGGGGTTTTAACTCCTTTCCACAAATCATTAGTTCAACAAATCCGGGCGCAAGATAGTTATGGTTTTTACCGGAGTTGGACTGATGAATTAATCCTCAAACCCTATATTGTTACTAAACAAAAGAAACGGGAAATTTCCGTAGAAGGTGAAATTGATCCCGCAACTCTTTCCCGAATAAATGCTTTTTTTCGAGCGATAGCATCCAGTATTGAAAAGGAAACCGGACTTATTTCTAATGTGGTTGTGGAATTAGGACATGAGGGTTTCGGTTGGGCTTTAATATTTTCTGGACGCTTATTATTAACTGTAAAAACCTTACGTGATGCCCATCGTTTTGGTTTTGATTCCTTCGATAAATTAGACGAAGAAGGCGCAAAGTTTGTGGAAAAAGGCATTGATTTAGCCAAGCGTTTCCCCGAAGTTGGCAATCTTTAATTAGTCAGTTGTCAGTAGGGGCGAAGCATTTGGAAGATAAATTATCGGTCATTGCCAAAAATAGTTCTCCAAATGCTTCGCCCGTACAGTTGTCAGCATTTGGAAGATAAATTATCGGTCATTGCCAAAAATAGTTCTCCAAATGCTTCGCCCGTACAGTGGTCAGTGGTTAGTGGTTAGTGGTTAGAGGAAACTTTCAAATTTGTTCTCTTCTATAGCAAATTACAACTGACAACTGACAACTGACAAAGGACAACTGACAAAGGACAAAAAATATGACAATTGAGGAAATTACAACCAAGATCAAAAAGCTAAATAGTAAAGCAGGTCAAATGAAAATGGATCTGCATGATTTAGCGGAAGGTTTGCCCACAGACTACCACAAACTAATGGATGTTGCTGCGGAAACTTACGAAATCTACTGTCAGTTAGATGGACTCAAGCAACAACTCAAAAAAATGGAGAATTCTAAATGAGTACCAATATTGATGAATTCAAGAAGTTAGTAGATGCAGAAGAATTTTTCATCTTCTTTAATCTGCCCTATGACCAAAAATTTGTAAATGTCAATCGTTTACATATTTTGAAAAAGTTTTCTCAGTTCATGAGTCAAATTGATGATACTTATCCCCAGATAAGTGACGAAGAAAGATTAGAGAAATATTGTACAGCTTTGCAACAAGCTTATCAGGTGTTTATAGAATCTACACCCCATGAACAAAAGCTGTTCAAGGTGTTTAATGATAAGCGAAAAAATGTTGTCACCCTGACAGAAATCACCTCAGATTAGGAGTTAAAAAGTGATCAACCTAACGCCTACCGAATTGGAACGCTATAGTCGCCAAATGATGCTTCCTAATTTTGGCGAATTAGCTCAAAAGCGCCTGAAATCAGCGACTGTTTTGGTGTCGGGTGTGGGTGGATTAGGCGGTACGGCGGCGCTTTACCTAGCAGTAGCGGGTGTTGGGCGGCTAATCCTAGTCCGGGGTGGAGATTTGCGGCTGGATGATATGAATCGTCAGGTTTTGATGACTGACGACTGGGTGGGTAAACCTAGAGTATTTAAAGCCCAAGAAACACTTAAAGCCATCAATCCCGATGTCCAAGTGGATGTAGTTCACGATTACATTACCGCCGAAAATGTGGATGAGTTGGTGCAGTCGGCGGATATGGCTTTGGATTGCGCTCATAATTTCACTGAACGCAATTTGTTAAATGCAGCCTGTGTCCGCTGGCGCAAGCCCATGGTAGAGGCGGCTATGGATGGAATGGAGGCTTACCTCACTACGATTATTCCTGGTGTTACGCCTTGTTTATCCTGTCTGTTTCCAGAAAAGCCTGATTGGGATCGGCGCGGTTTTTCTGTGCTGGGGGCTGTTTCTGGGACTTTGGCTTGTTTGACGGCGTTAGAAGCGGTGAAGTTGATTACTGGTTTTAGTCAACCGCTGTTGTCAGAGTTGCTGACCATTGATTTGAACCGAATGGAATTTGCTAAACGCCGTTCTCACCGCGATCGCAATTGTCCAGTCTGTGGTAATACTGCCCCTTGGAGATATTCCCAATCTCAAACTGCAACGGTATAAAGTACCTCTTTTTTCAAATCCACATTCCAAATCAGAATATTCGCTACAGAATAGGAAACAAAATGACTGTTACTTTAACAGAAAAGGCTGAATTTCGTCTGCGGGCATTTTTAAAAGGTTCTGCAACTGAAGACGCTAAAAAAGGTGTCCGCATCTCCGTTAAAGATGGTGGTTGCAGTGGCTACGAGTATGGCATCGAAATTACCAGTAAGCCCCAACCTGATGATGTCGTATCTCAACAAGGAAATGTGTTGATTTACGTTGATGCTAAAAGTGCGCCTTTATTAGCAGGTGTGGTAGTTGATTTTGTTGAGGGAGTAATGGACAGCGGCTTCAAGTTTTCCAATCCCAATGCAACTGATACCTGCGGTTGTGGCAAATCTTTTAAAACAGATGATGGTACTCCCACTGGTGTACCTTGCGGCCAATAGTTCAAAGTTCAAAAAATAAGCCTTTCATTTTGAATTTTGAACTCAGCCGGGGAAACTTAACTAACTCAAAAACTCACTTCATTCACGTTTGAGGAGAATTAAAAAATGGCGACCTACCAAGTAAGATTGATCAGCAAAAAAGAAGACTTCGACACCACAATTGAATGTGACGAAGACACCACAATTCTAGATGCAGCAGACGAAGCTGGGATTGAATTACCTTTCTCCTGTCACTCCGGTGCTTGTTCTAGCTGTGTAGGTAAGGTTGTTGAAGGTGAAATCAATCAA is a window encoding:
- a CDS encoding site-specific integrase; amino-acid sequence: MKTNLTQEIQQINLRLKSAKIRVTIRESNGCLQLRATLPLKPGDADINKTGKKQYNLSLNIPANLDGLKTAEEEAYELGKLIARKSFVWNDKYLGNEAIKKDLRTIGELLARFEDEYFKTHKRTTKSKHTFFYYFSRIKRYTNADDLANGEVLINAIDKIDKEWAKYNAVRAISVFCQLFNIEINLTNYSKVPESNSRNVPTDKDIVTGFYKFDEYLHNRGKQVNQDVKDSWKLWRWTYGMLAVFGLRPRELFVNPHIDWWLSDENVDLTWKVDKDCKTGEREALPLYKEWIDKFDLRNPKYLEMLAIAISKKDQNNHAEITALIQRVSWWFRKIGLDFKPYDLRHGWAIRAHILGVPIKAAADNLGHSVQIHTKTYQRWFSLDMRKLAINQALSKRNEVEVIKDENLVLKMENERLKIEMEKLRMEVVYKRS
- a CDS encoding GUN4 domain-containing protein; this encodes MQKYFQSLIKCIVVGLGGFLIISSLLEGKWIEALTFAMGTLIGVISTNTPRIQGRKQMQIPEKYKKLANYLATGQWKKADKETTELLMKQEQSSLYDVVSFDYLGDSFTINELYDMPYQRICEYCASIPCENIQIIDLLWGHFSDGRFGLSAQRKVAWENKIQDMKDMEKLGELLGWRDNGYWIYYEDLTFDMKAPLGHLPVDWFFLLDRASGIVPIEHEFGKRENPVMFYTYIWFVLQLRFSKCLEE
- the nifK gene encoding nitrogenase molybdenum-iron protein subunit beta encodes the protein MPQDPNKIQDHVELFHQPEYQELFENKKQFENGHTPEEVQRVSEWTKSWEYREKNFERTALTVNPAKGCQPLGAMFAAVGFEGTLPFVQGSQGCVAYFRTHLTRHYKEPFAGVSSSMTEDAAVFGGLQNMIDGLANSYSLYKPKMIAVCTTCMAEVIGDDLQSFIGNAKEAGSVPQDFPVPFAHTPSFVGSHITGYDNMMKGILSTLTVGKKTAKSNGKINFIPGFDTYVENNREIKRIASLMGIDYTLLSDNSDYVDSPCDGEYNMYPGGTKLEDAADSINAKATIALQAYSTTKTREYIAKEWNQDVSVARPWGIKGTDEFLMKLSEMTGKAIPEELEIERGRAVDAMTDSHAWLHGKRFAIYGDPDLVYSVVGFMLEMGAEPVHILVHNTNEVFEKELQALLDSSTFGKSAKIWGGKDLWHLRSLLFTEPVDLLIGNSYGKYLWRDCGVPLVRIGYPIMDRHHYHRYATVGYKGIINLLNWIVNTVFEEIDRSTNVAGKTDISYDLIR
- the nifE gene encoding nitrogenase iron-molybdenum cofactor biosynthesis protein NifE — encoded protein: MKVTQSKINELLSESGCEHNQQKQGEKKNKSCTQQAQPGAAQGGCAFDGAMIALVPITDAAHLVHGPIACAGNSWGSRGSLSSGLMLYKTGFTTDVGENDVIFGGEKKLYKAILEIKERYQPAAVFVYATCVTALIGDDIDAVCKVAAEKIGTPVIPVIAPGFIGSKNLGNRFGGESLLEYVVGTAEPEYTTPYDINLIGEYNIAGEMWGVLPLFEKLGIRVLSKITGDARYEEVRYAHRAKLNVMICSRALLNMARKMQERYGIPYIEESFYGIKDINRCLRTVAAKLGDADLQERTEKLIAEETAALDIALAPYREKLKGKRIVLYTGGVKSWSIISAAKDLGIEVVATSTRKSTEEDKAKIKNLLGNDGIMLEKGNASELLKLIEETNADMLIAGGRNQYTALKARVPFLDINQERHHPYAGYVGMVEMARELTEALYSPVWEQIRKPAPWE
- the nifN gene encoding nitrogenase iron-molybdenum cofactor biosynthesis protein NifN — translated: MAIAIVPEKSLTVNPLKQSQALGASLAFLGLKGTMPLFHGSQGCTAFAKVVLVRHFREAIPLATTAMTEVTTILGGEENVEQAILTLVEKVQPEIIGLCTTGLTETRGDDIEMFLKDIRERHPELNHLAIIFAPTPDFKGALQDGFAVAVESIVKEIPKAGGIKPEQITILAGAALTPGDVQEVREMVTAFGLEPIFVPDLGASLDGHLEDGYTAITASGTTLKQLRSLGSSAFTLALGESMLGAAKILEERFGTNYQVFRDLTGLEPVDKFLQKLSLLSGNPVPEKYRRQRRQLQDAMLDTHFYFSGKRVSLALEPDLLWTMVGFLQSMGAEIHNAVTTTRSPLLELLPINNVTIGDLEDFENLAQGSDLLIGNSHVNTISKRLSIPLYRLGIPIYDRLGNGLFTKVGYRGTIELLFGMGNLFIEQEESSMMNQWSSVINK
- the nifX gene encoding nitrogen fixation protein NifX; translation: MKVKIAFTTTDRIHVNAHFGWAKEIDVYEISDNGYEFVETLKFEGDLKEDGNEDKITPKLQALNDCTIVYVVAIGGSAAARLIKKSVTPVKAKSEEEKIEDILNKLVKTLKGNPPPWLRKALGQKKLSFAEELENEATL